In Fusarium fujikuroi IMI 58289 draft genome, chromosome FFUJ_chr08, one genomic interval encodes:
- a CDS encoding related to lactose permease, with amino-acid sequence MSEKRDELEKSDVLHRDLTNDLPPEVLATEIAHEVENNKFSPWTPSMFQLYAVLFVAYCCGCLNGYDGSLMGGLNGMKSYQRTFDMKSDGSATGIVFMIYNVGSIAAAPTVPFTTDRFGRRAGMFTGALIIIIGTCVQATAKAMPQFMGGRFLLGFGVSYCCIAAPTYVSELAHPKWRGTLTGLYNCMWPVGAIIAGWATYGSAYIKGNNGWRVPVWIQLVTSGIVAIFAFFLPESPRWLIANDKHDEAAAILAKYHGEGSVDHPIVQLQMKEMMAQISTEASDKRWWDYRELWNSHSNKRRLICVLGMAIMGQASGNSLSSYYLVAMMNTAGIKDEKLVLALNATNNVLGLIGSVIGARLTDRVGRRPLLIYSILFCSVIFAVITGTSKMAVDDASNKNAANTTIAFVFLFGVVFSLGWTAQQSMYIAETLTTSTRAKGTALGNWASSCISLVLAYSSGPAFEKIGYYFYLVFVFWDLLEAVFIFFFFPETKDRTLEELNEVFDAPNPVKKSLEPRTAETVRATMNQNEAKVIDV; translated from the exons ATGTCTGAGAAGCGtgacgagcttgagaagtcCGATGTACTCCATCGCGATCTGACCAATGACTTGCCGCCAGAGGTACTTGCTACTGAGATTGCGCACGAAGTTGAGAACAACAAGTTCTCACCATGGACGCCGTCTATGTTTCAGCTCTATGCTGTGCTCTTCGTGGCGTATTGCTGTGGTTGTCTCAACGGCTATGATGGCAGTTTGATGGGTGGACTGAACGGAATGAAGTCATATCAAAGAACTTTCGACAT GAAATCTGATGGTTCTGCTACTGGTATTGTTTTCATGATCTATAATGTTGGCAGCATTGCTGCAGCCCCGACTGTCCCTTTCACCACTGATCGTTTTGGACGACGCGCTGGAATGTTTACTGgtgctctcatcatcatcatcggtaCTTGTGTTCA GGCAACCGCGAAAGCCATGCCTCAGTTCATGGGTGGTCGATTCCTCCTCGGCTTTGGTGTCTCGTACTGCTGTATCGCTGCCCCGACCTACGTCAGCGAGCTTGCTCACCCCAAA TGGAGAGGTACTCTCACCGGTCTCTATAACTGCATGTGGCCTGTCGGAGCTATCATTGCTGGCTGGGCAACCTATGGCAGTGCTTACATCAAAGGCAACAACGGTTGGAGAGTCCCAGTCTGGATCCAGCTTGTCACCTCGGGCATTGTCGCAATCTTTGCATTCTTCCTCCCTGAATCT CCCCGATGGTTGATCGCCAATGATAAGCACGATGAAGCTGCCGCCATCCTCGCCAAGTATCACGGCGAGGGATCAGTCGACCATCCCATCGTCCAACTacagatgaaggagatgatggccCAGATCTCGACTGAGGCTTCAGACAAGAGATGGTGGGACTACCGTGAGCTCTGGAACTCGCACAGCAACAAGCGACGTCTCATCTGTGTTCTCGGTATGGCTATCATGGGTCAAGCATCTGGTAACTCGCTATCAAGCTACTACCTTGTCGCTATGATGAACACGGCTGGTATCAAAGATGAGAAGCTTGTCCTTGCTCTCAACGCCACCAATAACGTTCTTGGACTAATCGGCTCAGTTATCGGTGCCCGTCTTACTGACCGTGTTGGCCGTCGACCTCTTCTCATTTACAGTATTCTCTTCTGTTCAGTCATCTTTGCCGTCATCACAGGAACATCCAAGATGGCTGTTGACGACGCAAGCAACAAGAACGCAGCCAATACCACCATCGCGtttgtcttcctcttcggtgTCGTCTTTTCACTTGGATGGACCGCCCAACAAAGCATGTACATCGCAGAGACACTCACTACCTCGACACGAGCCAAGGGAACAGCACTGGGCAACTGGGCTTCTAGCTGTATTTCCCTCGTCCTGGCCTACTCTTCGGGACCAGCCTTCGAGAAGATTGGTTACTACTTCTATCTTGTTTTCGTATTCTGGGATCTGCTTGAGGCTGTgtttatcttcttcttcttcccagaGACGAAGGACCGGACGCTGGAGGAGCTTAACGAGGTCTTTGATGCCCCTAATCCTGTCAAGAAGTCACTGGAGCCTAGGACTGCTGAGACGGTTCGGGCGACTATGAACCAGAATGAGGCAAAGGTCATTGATGTTTAG